CAGTTGTGTGAAGCATAACGGCAGAAGGTTTAATGTTTTCGCGCGTTTGCGTCTTTTCTGCAGTTATTTGTGTGTAAATAGTTTCCAGCGAGTTTAGACAGCCTCAGTATGTCGGTTTCTGTCAAGTGCAGCCCGTCTCCTCCGGATGCAGCAAAACCCGAGAGTCGCCGGACGAAGAGATCGACTACTGCGGTCAATAACAGTGAGGAAACTCGATTATCTATGATTAATAATAACATCATCCACTTTTTTCCTTTGTTAGActtaatatttatatgtttgtatgtttattttttaatgccaCATCACCAACATTTAatcttaatatttatattaattacagCCTTAttctttgttatttttaatgtctaCTTAAACCTTTTTCTTAATagcctatttatttataaatttattcATGTAATATCaccaaattacttttttattattcctCCTAATACTCATTTACATATGCCACACATATACCTTTTTTGTTATTCCTATTTATATGTTATTTATCTGTCTAGTGGCCACAGAGTTTCCTCAGGTGAGGGAGAGGACACCTATAAAAGACGGAAGCAGCCTTCAAGTGCGTGACGATTTAATTCCAGACGAGCTCCTTGCAACTCTAACGTCCACCGCATGTCCTCAAGACAGACTCGGACCCCTCCAATTAACCAAAACTCCTAAGGACTTCAAGGTTTGTGGCTCTTGAGTACTTTTCAGATTGTTTCTAGTAACTGAATCAGCTCTTTTGACCTCTTTCACCAGGTATGTTTAATGCACCGCCCGGATGCAGTGTGGCACCATCCCTCTAGACGCAAGAAATACCAATACTTTCTTAACCAGCCGACCTCTCTGACTGGAGCTGGAAGGTTGGAATGAACCATTACACATAACATATACGTTTATGCACAATACACTCACTGTGTTTGTTTGAATCTGAACAGAGACATATCCTTTCTCTGTGATGCTCTGGTGTCTCAGAGGGACCGAGTGTCTCTCCCACCAATGGCTGAACGAAGCTCTGCTCAGTTTCAAGGAGATCACAATGCAAGTGACAGGAGAATAACCTGAATTTGACGCATGTATGACGCTTTGTACATGTTGTAACTTCGTTGTTGTTTTTGGGTTGAAGGACGTGAGTTCACTGGAAACTTTAACACTAGCACTACCAGAATTCTATAACTACTAGAACTGCCAATAgcggtcattttgactgttcataccagacagcagtgaatgtcatttttgtcatgttatatttacttcaaagcttctatggtcatgttttatgaaaaatgtggggtaatttaagcatacataatataatatgtttgtgatattattgtgtaagagctactagacctcccacaaaagtgcatgccgcaatttgctttccgcagtttgcatccggcaagctggagatcaatgtttttcaccgcagttaaaatgttgtttttgaaagtcaaaatgtcaacaaatataaaatgaagcagaatatttcgttagataaaaacatattgtgaattttggaaatgattacatctgtctttattcaatacattttgacttttggagtttacaatgctttagcattatcggaaatgtttggaccacacgaatcggaaacaattttatgcagcctctaatgaaatctagaaaatctttttttacgAACCGGAATTATCTCTGAATCACTCTCAGAATCAGTGTCAGACGAACTGTCAAGAGACCAAGAGACAtcgctctctgctcctccatcatcaatgttctcaagcaaggataaaacctcagtgacagtcattttctttcttgttgccattttgacggtaaagctaagttttagcttagcaaaagcacacaaaactgccagagaaaggttgctaggcaacggctacgcacatctttaacggcgggaaaaagcgctgaggagatacaacgcctgtaatatgtgcggtcaaattgaccgctatggccattcaaggtagaaatactcagaactcttttgtgttttgtaattttaataaaataacaatgttaaaataaaatttacattaatttaagaaaagtcatggaactgtagttatatgggttttatttcaacaaagttattacattgcaaatctttaaaacggtcaaaatgactgccttggtagttctagtgttaaTCCCAGAAGAATATCACATCATAAAAAACAAAGGCCTTAAGGGACTGCAGTGCTATGATGAGTAAGTGTGTCTGCTGCTTTGGTCAGTAAGAATATCTATCTTTTTATACTACAGCtaaatgtttgtgctttatgtattttaatttttttttttagcaaattcACAGTTCTCCTAGAAGATGACAAGAAGAAGCTAAGAGTCTTTCCATCCATGTAAGTTGTTCTAACATAtttgtttattcattcatttatttgtttttttatgtatttaaaattaattcatttgaaaattattatcaatattttaaacatttataatattttctaTACAACAACTAGGAAGACATGTCATATGCATGTctaatttttctttatttacttgaaattattgatatcaataTTAATACAGATATTTTCTAAACAACAACTAGGAAACCAAGTGGTCGTCTCGAGGTGATGCAGTTATTGAAGGTGATGGACAAAATGTTGGAAAAAGCAGGTGTCAATCAAGAGGTTCAAGAGCTAACCGAACTCTCGCAGGTTAGTTTTTAGGGTTTTTTAAAAGGGCTCATGACATGAGATAAAATTTTCTTTGATCTTTTtacatataagaggtctttgtgccattaaaacatcctgcacgttataaacatatttaatcaagctccaaaaacagcTCATTTTGATATTGCGGGATCTGTGACttaaatacatttgcatatgactgcctTCAGAGCAAGATATCGACAAATAGTTAATACATCATCGCACCATAGGCTCCGCCCATTGGCATTTAGTCGCTTAGCAGCTGACATTTGCCTACAATGGATGTGAGCATCACATCAGAAGCAAACAGAACCCATTAAAATAACCAACTCTGTCTATGCTGGATACATTATACAGATGCGCATTCAGTTTCTGACATACTCCACACGCTTGAGTCTGTCGACAAGAGGACAAATGCAAGAGTGAAAGAACGTTCGCTTTGGCATGTCCAGTTTAAACAGATCATTTATGTCTCTGTACAGACTTCAGAAAGATCGGAAACAAGCggatggtttattttaatggcgTCCTGGATTGCGTTGatgtttgttcggagcattttgttttggaaACAAGGCAGAGTGTAATGGAGAATTTGCAAAGAAATGTttgttgaaagatgaagcagccagctgtattggatctgacagcagctgcatcacaaaccATAAATGATTTCATAATGCTTTATCTGTAAATGTCAGCTttatggataatgttttcaaaacacttactcaCATGCAATAGCGAGCGGGCGTTGATTCTGTTTCCTATGCGTTATCAAAACGCATAGTGTTATCAAAAGTACCGACCGCGAtaccaagtcagtactgaaatttaaaaaatgagtggatctgtaaacacctctgattgacCCTTGTGTTCACtcactcatcagatatgtctgtgatcaatgatcaacgcttcaaaaacatgtaaattgtCATCAATGAAgctcttcactgagcgcttacacagatacacacgctcccgctttcaaaacactttcaaattcaaacacttcttcAGTGCGTTGATCAGATGAGATGacagtgtgaacacaatggGCAATCAGAAGTATTTATGattccgctcaacagcgctcaaagcatcacatttttaaaatttcagtaccaacttggtattgcggttggtacttttgacaacactactgtGCAACGacgttagccaatcataacGGTGGCTGTTTACTGACAAGCCTTAAAGGAGCCGCCCTTTAAAAATTGAAATTTCAGACAAAGAGTCAGAATGAAGgttgaaaataatgtttttttccccatataTACTTGTTTTTCATGCAAAAAAcgttaacattataagtgaacaacctcaaggaacatatatatatataaaaaaatccaaATCATGACCCCTTCAAGTGTAAAAAAGTAGATGAATGATTATTCAGATTCTTGTATGTTTGGTATATTAACAATAATGATTTGCACAACTAAAATATAGTCACCAAAATGCCCTACCGAACTCTTGCAcatgttttaaatggttttaaaagCAAACAATTTAATAggattaaacaaacaaattaaaactATCATTCAGATTCATGCAGGTTGGTAAATTAAGAATAATATTTTCACAATTATGACTAAACATAATGATTTACAATAATAGAAAAGTGTACCTTTATAGAATATGTATTGTGTTTCAGGTTGAAAATTTACTGGAGCTGGTTCGAATTGAGCAGAACATCTATAACATAGTATTCCACGAGCTAATCCGGCAGGTCAGCGTTGAATGTGCCGAGAGGGGTCAGCTCCTTGCCAAGCTCAGGTCTCCATCACTGTTTtacctcttcttttttttctctctgtgtttTCATTTGAGAGTGACCTCACTTCCTATTCCACTTGTTTAGGCAGAGATACGTGTCTCTACTTGACCGTATCCCACGACAGGTGAAGGGTCTTCACACAGAGACCTTAGCACAGAAGGCTCTAGACCGTCGACTCACTGAAGAGATCATTCACTTCAAAAGCTCCATTGCAAAGCTTAATATGTATGCTTAACACAACTTAAAAATTGACAATTGAGTGTGATTTTTATTCGTTTCAACCTTTTGTATATTTAACCTGTAAAAGGGAACTGAGttctttgaaacaacatgatgaGAATGTGTCCAAAGAGGCAGAGGAAGCCAAAGAGGAGCTTGCTAAAGCCCTGGAGGAGTCACAACGCAATGCAAAGTGCGTGAATTAATCATTAAACCTGTTTATATGTGTGAACATAGTGTTTACTACCGATTCACATTGATTCATTGAAACTTTATATATCTGTCTGGTTGAAATAACATTCATTTTCTGAAGTATTGTAGCAGAGTACCATGATCTTTATGAGCTGCAGAGGAGGAGACTTGAAGGACAGATGTCCCAGCTATATGATGAAAGAGACCTCTGGAGAAAAGCCACCTACAGTCTTGCAGTCAAGGTGATCTTTTGTGACATTCTTCTTGACGTTAAGGCAACCGCACACTACAAGATAATCGGCCCAATTCTCCCCTTTCTGACAATCCTAGGTAAAGTCCCGATTATCTTGATGGTTCTTCAGATTTTCCTGTGGTGTGTTAAGAGTGATTGAATCTGAGTGATTGTCCGCACCGATCTCAAATCGTAAATATCCAACATGTTTAATATTTACGATCACGAATCCTGTTGTGTGGGAACCCCAATGACAAACACGCACGCAGTCTGTAGATTGTCACGTGGAACGAAACAATACCAAATCAGAAAGCGAGCTGACGCAAGATGGCAGCATAACAATCTCAACAACTATCCAAACGGTTTTCTTTTATTTCCGCAAATTTTCTGTAAAAAGCAGTCCAAATACTATCATCGCCATTTTTTCTTATCCATCGCCGCCATGTTTGTTTACTCTAAAGTCACTAACTCACAACTGacagaattaaatattgacagaatttataatatttgagtCTAAATGTCTGACATATTTCTTTCAGATTATAAAGATGCATAAACTTTATCTAGTCAGACGGCTAAATATTAGTGAGCAGACCTGGGCCAAGACTGCAGATCGTTTCATTGGTTTTCTAACAACAAAGGTACAAACATTTACAATACCTCTTAACTCAGTCTGTCAAGACCTTAACATGTAAACTAATGGTtatattcatgttatttttattcatagGACTCTGAGGATGTATCCCATATCATGGAATTGACTGACCGTTGGAAAGATAAAATGACCAACTTCATGAAGAATCTCAGAAAGGCTGAAAGCAACCAATGCGAGACCATCAAATCTGTCAACGCTAACGTTGACAAGTGGCACAAATTTTATGAAGACAGATCAAGGTCAGTGAAgcaaattctgtttttttttctttgtatttttttctttatttttatattgacTTTTATATGCTCTCTTGTGGTTCATTAGGAACCCTAATGTAAAAGTTAACAAGTCTTCAGAAGATGAGCTGTCTCAAGACCTGAAGCAATGGTCAAAGGTTAgcaatactttttttatttcctACTCAATTATCTTTGTAAAATATTCCACTTTCcactttaaatgtaaaaattatagcTATCTATGTCTAACTACAGGTGTTGACACAGCAGTGTGAGCGTTATGGAGGCGAGGACCTAGTGTCTGGTCAGGAAACACTTGAAATGTTAACAAACCTACAAGAGTCCTGGATTGAGGTTTGTCTCCAGCTCTTTAGAAGACACCCTGGTCCAGATGGAGTGCCACCTAAAGGCCAGGAGGCCATGAGGGAGCTGGCAAAGACCATCACTGAACTCCAGAATCAACTGGGAATCCGTATCAATGGAGAAAGTGGTGAGAACCAAGGCCTTTAATTCCTGACATAGTCTTTTTTTTGTCCAGTGGATAACAATGTCTGCTCTTGGTTGTTACTGCAGGTATTCACGCAATGCTAATGTTGCTTATTGAAAGTATGGAGTTCTGGTCAAGAAGGTTAAAGGCTTTGAGTGAACTTCCAGAGGAGCAGTCTTTGGGTGATTCGCTTAAGTTGGAAGAAGCTCTCAGAAACATGATGAATCTGTCTGAGGAGGCTCTTCTGCTAGTGGACAGCACACAGTTAGAACGTGACAGGGCTAAAAAGAAACCTCACACCAAGTAAGAGAGATGCAAGGGACAAACATTATAGCTATCTTAAAAACCTAGTGCGTACCTTGCTATCTACTGCCTAAATTGGTAAAAGAAAGTGATTAATACATGGCTAGAAACTTGGAACAAAATGCATGAAACACAGAACTTGATTCATGTTTCTGGTTAAACTGTCCAATTTCCCTGTATGTACCTGTGACAGGATTGAATTGGATGATGTCTTCAAGACAATGAAGGAATTCATGTTCTCTCAAGAAAACTTTTTCGACTGTGAAAATATGAGGCTTCATGATGAGGTACAACCCAGGCCTGTGTAACGTTTCTTTCATGCCCTaaagcccggaacacaccaagccaaagccgacaaactagtggcgatgaaagtggggttggctcacgttggcagcgtctgggtccaaagtttcGTTGACAGACCAAACCAATGCTCGACACCCGACAGCCAATTAGTGCGttcgttctgcgcctgcgtaagaagaaatgcctttccataccagcagtagctgaacagccaatcagaatgatcagatggcccgacttACTGACGAGCTCCGACACCgatgaggaccaacttcagccaacaGTGCAGatcacactgagaaaacttagtcggccgacaaacaaaaactgcctgGCGGCAGGGTGTGTTCCAGGCTTAAATCAGTGTTCCTGAAAGTCACCTCACTGCAGAGTTTAATTGACCTGGGTTTGACAAGACAAGCATCATCACTCATAGCTTAGGGCAGGACAGCTGTgtttctcaaaagcattgtaagctaATGGTCTCTACAATCTACttatgcttttgggaaatgcagcccTGGACATTTagagtaatcctgaagaccttgattagctggttcaggtgtgttacCTAAGATTCAAGTGAAACTCTGCAGTAAGGTGGACTTCCAGAAGCAGGAGTGGATGCCCCTGCCCTAAGCCATGAGTAATGATCTCATGTTGTATTGGCAGGTAACTTCACTTCACACTAAGCTAATTCGCTGGATGGTGGACCTTCTGCTACTAATGGTGCCAGTCCATTCGGATGAGAAGGAACCTTATCTTCCAACGCCCGAATTGAACTTCATAGTGGACGTGTCTGTTGAGAAGCTGGAGGAGGATGCTAGAAACCTCTCGGTGAAGCTCGACTACTTTTCCAAGTATATCACAAGGTAATCTCACTAAACTTAATATCTTGAGAGGATACAACTTAGCTGGTTGTAGTTAAGCGGAAATTCATTTCACAACTTGTCCTGCAGCTCTTGTCAGGCTATTGTAGAGGAGGCGATCCGAAAGAACTCAACTCAGGATGACACAGAGAACGAGTTGAACCAACTAGCCAAACTTCAGGTGCTTAGCAGTCCCTCTGATCATCTCAATTATGATCTCTTTCTTGAGTAGCAATACAGATTGACATCCCGCCCGAAATGCCATAATGTCTTCTGCACTGTGTTCAGAAAGAGTGTGGTGAGTGGGTGGACACCTGTCGGATACTACTGACAAATGTGAAGGGAAGCCTGGTAGAGCTGCAGTTGTCTGGAAAAACTGTAACACAGCCTGTGAGTGACATCAGCATGGACTCTCTAGTAGAATACAGCTATGCTAAGTAGTACAAAATTTGAATAACTTCCTTGTACATCTTCGTAGCTTGTGCAACAACCAGAGGAACCTactgaagaagaggaggagccAGCCATTGGGCCTTATTCTTTCCAAAGAGCTGATGAATATGTAACTAACACTTTTTCATATAAGCTGTTTGCTTACTAGGCTTATAGCTAGCTTGGTCCAATGGATTAGCACCCAAGAACAGTATTAATTGCCACCAAATCACATCCACAGGGTGATGAAAAGGCCAGCAGACATGACAAAGATGGCTCAGTCATCAAGCTAGTTGGTCATGATGGCAATATCATTGAGAAGAACTTAGGAGAGGACACCGTTCAACTTATAGGGGTGAGTGTACCGTATTGTGTCATTGTGATCAGCTTCCCATCTACATAGTGTAAAGCAttaatctttaataaaaaatgtaatgaaaatcTTCATCTTTTCTAGACTGAAGAACTTGTGCTGTCTCCTCACACTGAAAATGCCCAGGATGCCTTCAATGCATTAGAAACAGTGAGATCTCTTCAGCAAGAGCTTCTGTAAGTACTAGCATTGTGATTTTAAATTTCTCTTTAATGATCTATAGTTCTTCTCTACATAAGCTATATTTTCCAGAGAGGTAGAGACGCGAGCTATCAGTACAGAGGTACGAGCGTTAAAAGCAGAGGAAGACCTGCAGGCAGCTCTAGACAAGATTCAAGATCTGGAGAGACAGCTACAGGCTCGGCCCAGTGTGGAGACCAAGTGTAAGTGTGTCAGAGGCTACCATTACACTTCAGATACCGAACAAGACTAAAGGTGCGGTCACATATTTTGTGGGCACAAAAGTCCATTGTCTTTTATCTGTTGTCAAAAGTGTAACTAAATATGAATCCCTGGTCACACAGAAGTAAGTTTTCCCCCCAAATTCCCAATTGTGTAGATTCATACTTAAATTTGGATTTTGCCTATGAAAATTTGCCGAACAACGGTAAACGTGACCgcaccttaatttgtgttgggaGATCTTTTTAGTTGGGCTTTAAAGTAATTTCTTTCaatttaaacaacatttcaCCCCTTattgaaaataacaaaattgCCATGTTGAAACCATGTGCTGCATCCACACCACTAGGTGTCAGTATatagcagtgttgccaagtccgcggttttcccgcagaattgggctactttaacagtATTGCcgcaggttgtttttcatgtccgcgggttgaagcAACCCCTAGAATGCTACATTTACCTGGGGAACCCCGCCAAAAACGTAGTTGGGCTGGTTTTGCGAagcaattgggcgggttttgCTGTGAAAACCCTGGTATATAGTTGAAAGATGGTCAAATAAGTAAACAAAACTAATAAAAttgttcttttttattaaagtaaatGGTGTATATATGATATGAACGGACCTATTTCTATTTTCTGCCTATACCTTTTTGACAGTGAGCAAGAAGAACGTTACACCAGCACCCAAGACCCCCAGCACCCCTGTCGCAACTTCTGAAGCTAAGACAAGAAGTCAGAAACCTGAAGCCAGCCCGAAACTGTCCAGAGGCACCAAGAAacactaaattaataaaaacaaaaacctgaGCTCATGTGGGACAAAATAATAGACACATCTGTGTTTGAAGTGTACTTGTATTGCACGTATCATATCACATTATCATTAATGaataagattacatttaacagtgttattaaattatagtgctttttaaagatta
The nucleotide sequence above comes from Chanodichthys erythropterus isolate Z2021 chromosome 10, ASM2448905v1, whole genome shotgun sequence. Encoded proteins:
- the axdnd1 gene encoding axonemal dynein light chain domain-containing protein 1, giving the protein MSVSVKCSPSPPDAAKPESRRTKRSTTAVNNMATEFPQVRERTPIKDGSSLQVRDDLIPDELLATLTSTACPQDRLGPLQLTKTPKDFKVCLMHRPDAVWHHPSRRKKYQYFLNQPTSLTGAGRDISFLCDALVSQRDRVSLPPMAERSSAQFQGDHNARDTTPVILLIPEEYHIIKNKGLKGLQCYDDKFTVLLEDDKKKLRVFPSMKPSGRLEVMQLLKVMDKMLEKAGVNQEVQELTELSQVENLLELVRIEQNIYNIVFHELIRQVSVECAERGQLLAKLRQRYVSLLDRIPRQVKGLHTETLAQKALDRRLTEEIIHFKSSIAKLNMELSSLKQHDENVSKEAEEAKEELAKALEESQRNANIVAEYHDLYELQRRRLEGQMSQLYDERDLWRKATYSLAVKIIKMHKLYLVRRLNISEQTWAKTADRFIGFLTTKDSEDVSHIMELTDRWKDKMTNFMKNLRKAESNQCETIKSVNANVDKWHKFYEDRSRNPNVKVNKSSEDELSQDLKQWSKVLTQQCERYGGEDLVSGQETLEMLTNLQESWIEVCLQLFRRHPGPDGVPPKGQEAMRELAKTITELQNQLGIRINGESGIHAMLMLLIESMEFWSRRLKALSELPEEQSLGDSLKLEEALRNMMNLSEEALLLVDSTQLERDRAKKKPHTKIELDDVFKTMKEFMFSQENFFDCENMRLHDEVTSLHTKLIRWMVDLLLLMVPVHSDEKEPYLPTPELNFIVDVSVEKLEEDARNLSVKLDYFSKYITSSCQAIVEEAIRKNSTQDDTENELNQLAKLQKECGEWVDTCRILLTNVKGSLVELQLSGKTVTQPLVQQPEEPTEEEEEPAIGPYSFQRADEYGDEKASRHDKDGSVIKLVGHDGNIIEKNLGEDTVQLIGTEELVLSPHTENAQDAFNALETVRSLQQELLEVETRAISTEVRALKAEEDLQAALDKIQDLERQLQARPSVETKLSKKNVTPAPKTPSTPVATSEAKTRSQKPEASPKLSRGTKKH